In the Festucalex cinctus isolate MCC-2025b chromosome 10, RoL_Fcin_1.0, whole genome shotgun sequence genome, one interval contains:
- the dcun1d4 gene encoding DCN1-like protein 4 isoform X4 has translation MPPRKKRRPTAGDDMSAKKSRQDRKIDSPLIREEETFSNKRCLEWFYEYAGCDDVVGPEGMEKFCEDIGVEPENVVMLVLAWKLDAQSMGYFTLQEWLRGMGSLQCDSTERLRNSLDFLRSVLNDSTSFKLIYRYAFDFAREKDQRSLDLNTAKCMLGLLLGKTWPLFPVFNQFLEQSKYKVVNKDQWCNVLEFSRTINLDLSNYDEDGAWPVLLDEFVEWYKERQMS, from the exons ATGCCTCCGAGGAAAAAGAGGAGACCCACTGCCGGGGATGACATGTCAGCGAAGAAGAGTCGACAGGACAG AAAAATTGACTCTCCACTCATCCGCGAGGAGGAAACCTTTTCCAACAAGAGATGCTTGGAGTGGTTCTATGAATATGCCG GCTGCGATGACGTGGTAGGACCAGAGGGCATGGAGAAGTTCTGCGAGGACATCGGAGTGGAACCGGAGAAT GTTGTGATGCTGGTGCTGGCATGGAAGCTGGATGCTCAGAGCATGGGCTACTTCACGTTGCAGGAGTGGCTGAGGGGCATGGGCTCGCTGCA GTGCGACTCTACTGAAAGGTTGAGAAACTCGCTAGACTTCCTGAGGTCTGTCCTCAACGACAGTACCAGCTTTAAACTCATTTACCGATACGCCTTTGACTTTGCCAGG GAGAAGGATCAGAGGAGTTTGGACTTGAACACGGCCAAGTGCATGCTTGGCCTTCTGTTGGGAAAGACGTGGCCCCTCTTTCCGGTCTTCAATCAATTTCTAGAG CAATCCAAGTACAAAGTGGTCAACAAAGACCAGTGGTGCAACGTGTTGGAGTTTAGCCGGACAATCAACTTGGACCTCAGCAACTACGATGAGGACGGAGCCT GGCCCGTCTTGTTGGACGAGTTTGTGGAATGGTACAAGGAAAGACAGATGTCCTAG
- the dcun1d4 gene encoding DCN1-like protein 4 isoform X3, translating to MHSDAANFQLNSHLTTLASIHKIHHTLHRLNLTEDVGQESHTSACCSRAMPPRKKRRPTAGDDMSAKKSRQDRKIDSPLIREEETFSNKRCLEWFYEYAGCDDVVGPEGMEKFCEDIGVEPENVVMLVLAWKLDAQSMGYFTLQEWLRGMGSLQCDSTERLRNSLDFLRSVLNDSTSFKLIYRYAFDFAREKDQRSLDLNTAKCMLGLLLGKTWPLFPVFNQFLEQSKYKVVNKDQWCNVLEFSRTINLDLSNYDEDGAWPVLLDEFVEWYKERQMS from the exons ATGCACTCTGATGCGGCCA ATTTTCAGCTGAATTCTCACTTGACTACGCTGGCCAGCATCCATAAGATTCACCACACTTTGCACAGGCTG AACCTCACGGAAGACGTTGGACAAGAGAGCCACACGTCAG CTTGTTGCTCCAGAGCCATGCCTCCGAGGAAAAAGAGGAGACCCACTGCCGGGGATGACATGTCAGCGAAGAAGAGTCGACAGGACAG AAAAATTGACTCTCCACTCATCCGCGAGGAGGAAACCTTTTCCAACAAGAGATGCTTGGAGTGGTTCTATGAATATGCCG GCTGCGATGACGTGGTAGGACCAGAGGGCATGGAGAAGTTCTGCGAGGACATCGGAGTGGAACCGGAGAAT GTTGTGATGCTGGTGCTGGCATGGAAGCTGGATGCTCAGAGCATGGGCTACTTCACGTTGCAGGAGTGGCTGAGGGGCATGGGCTCGCTGCA GTGCGACTCTACTGAAAGGTTGAGAAACTCGCTAGACTTCCTGAGGTCTGTCCTCAACGACAGTACCAGCTTTAAACTCATTTACCGATACGCCTTTGACTTTGCCAGG GAGAAGGATCAGAGGAGTTTGGACTTGAACACGGCCAAGTGCATGCTTGGCCTTCTGTTGGGAAAGACGTGGCCCCTCTTTCCGGTCTTCAATCAATTTCTAGAG CAATCCAAGTACAAAGTGGTCAACAAAGACCAGTGGTGCAACGTGTTGGAGTTTAGCCGGACAATCAACTTGGACCTCAGCAACTACGATGAGGACGGAGCCT GGCCCGTCTTGTTGGACGAGTTTGTGGAATGGTACAAGGAAAGACAGATGTCCTAG
- the dcun1d4 gene encoding DCN1-like protein 4 isoform X2, with protein MNRNTLDSTAFAYFPSSTDFQLNSHLTTLASIHKIHHTLHRLNLTEDVGQESHTSACCSRAMPPRKKRRPTAGDDMSAKKSRQDRKIDSPLIREEETFSNKRCLEWFYEYAGCDDVVGPEGMEKFCEDIGVEPENVVMLVLAWKLDAQSMGYFTLQEWLRGMGSLQCDSTERLRNSLDFLRSVLNDSTSFKLIYRYAFDFAREKDQRSLDLNTAKCMLGLLLGKTWPLFPVFNQFLEQSKYKVVNKDQWCNVLEFSRTINLDLSNYDEDGAWPVLLDEFVEWYKERQMS; from the exons ATGAATAGAAATACGTTAGACTCGACGGCGTTTGCGTATTTCCCCAGCTCTACGG ATTTTCAGCTGAATTCTCACTTGACTACGCTGGCCAGCATCCATAAGATTCACCACACTTTGCACAGGCTG AACCTCACGGAAGACGTTGGACAAGAGAGCCACACGTCAG CTTGTTGCTCCAGAGCCATGCCTCCGAGGAAAAAGAGGAGACCCACTGCCGGGGATGACATGTCAGCGAAGAAGAGTCGACAGGACAG AAAAATTGACTCTCCACTCATCCGCGAGGAGGAAACCTTTTCCAACAAGAGATGCTTGGAGTGGTTCTATGAATATGCCG GCTGCGATGACGTGGTAGGACCAGAGGGCATGGAGAAGTTCTGCGAGGACATCGGAGTGGAACCGGAGAAT GTTGTGATGCTGGTGCTGGCATGGAAGCTGGATGCTCAGAGCATGGGCTACTTCACGTTGCAGGAGTGGCTGAGGGGCATGGGCTCGCTGCA GTGCGACTCTACTGAAAGGTTGAGAAACTCGCTAGACTTCCTGAGGTCTGTCCTCAACGACAGTACCAGCTTTAAACTCATTTACCGATACGCCTTTGACTTTGCCAGG GAGAAGGATCAGAGGAGTTTGGACTTGAACACGGCCAAGTGCATGCTTGGCCTTCTGTTGGGAAAGACGTGGCCCCTCTTTCCGGTCTTCAATCAATTTCTAGAG CAATCCAAGTACAAAGTGGTCAACAAAGACCAGTGGTGCAACGTGTTGGAGTTTAGCCGGACAATCAACTTGGACCTCAGCAACTACGATGAGGACGGAGCCT GGCCCGTCTTGTTGGACGAGTTTGTGGAATGGTACAAGGAAAGACAGATGTCCTAG
- the dcun1d4 gene encoding DCN1-like protein 4 isoform X1: MDYKSQVHISPCYFVNSAQVALLFSVRKLTLVRCVAFNDHVRFAFDDHPEAKYTHFGDFQLNSHLTTLASIHKIHHTLHRLNLTEDVGQESHTSACCSRAMPPRKKRRPTAGDDMSAKKSRQDRKIDSPLIREEETFSNKRCLEWFYEYAGCDDVVGPEGMEKFCEDIGVEPENVVMLVLAWKLDAQSMGYFTLQEWLRGMGSLQCDSTERLRNSLDFLRSVLNDSTSFKLIYRYAFDFAREKDQRSLDLNTAKCMLGLLLGKTWPLFPVFNQFLEQSKYKVVNKDQWCNVLEFSRTINLDLSNYDEDGAWPVLLDEFVEWYKERQMS, encoded by the exons ATGGACTACAAATCCCAAGTGCACATCTCGCCTTGCTACTTTGTAAACTCCGCGCAAGTTGCACTGCTATTTTCGGTACGCAAGCTAACACTAGTCcgctgtgttgcttttaatgacCACGTTCGTTTTGCATTTGACGACCATCCGGAAGCCAAATACACACATTTTGGAG ATTTTCAGCTGAATTCTCACTTGACTACGCTGGCCAGCATCCATAAGATTCACCACACTTTGCACAGGCTG AACCTCACGGAAGACGTTGGACAAGAGAGCCACACGTCAG CTTGTTGCTCCAGAGCCATGCCTCCGAGGAAAAAGAGGAGACCCACTGCCGGGGATGACATGTCAGCGAAGAAGAGTCGACAGGACAG AAAAATTGACTCTCCACTCATCCGCGAGGAGGAAACCTTTTCCAACAAGAGATGCTTGGAGTGGTTCTATGAATATGCCG GCTGCGATGACGTGGTAGGACCAGAGGGCATGGAGAAGTTCTGCGAGGACATCGGAGTGGAACCGGAGAAT GTTGTGATGCTGGTGCTGGCATGGAAGCTGGATGCTCAGAGCATGGGCTACTTCACGTTGCAGGAGTGGCTGAGGGGCATGGGCTCGCTGCA GTGCGACTCTACTGAAAGGTTGAGAAACTCGCTAGACTTCCTGAGGTCTGTCCTCAACGACAGTACCAGCTTTAAACTCATTTACCGATACGCCTTTGACTTTGCCAGG GAGAAGGATCAGAGGAGTTTGGACTTGAACACGGCCAAGTGCATGCTTGGCCTTCTGTTGGGAAAGACGTGGCCCCTCTTTCCGGTCTTCAATCAATTTCTAGAG CAATCCAAGTACAAAGTGGTCAACAAAGACCAGTGGTGCAACGTGTTGGAGTTTAGCCGGACAATCAACTTGGACCTCAGCAACTACGATGAGGACGGAGCCT GGCCCGTCTTGTTGGACGAGTTTGTGGAATGGTACAAGGAAAGACAGATGTCCTAG
- the ociad2 gene encoding OCIA domain-containing protein 2 has translation MSTEASGKNENPSKGEWKCTSSVGHIKREDVTKVWKECQEQSFWYRALPLSLTSMAITGALIYNGIWKKSKRFGPFPKLAAAGILGFAVGKASYMSTCRQKFQELGPGIEPPFGPWSGPFSHGHRPCQHVCEECKKKAQAAPTE, from the exons ATGAGTACTGAAGCGAGCGGGAAGAACGAAAATCCCAGCAAAGGAGAGTGGAAG TGCACCTCCTCTGTGGGACATATCAAGAGGGAAGATGTGACAAAGGTGTGGAAAGAATGTCAAGAGCAAAGCTTCTGGTATAGAG CTCTTCCCCTATCCCTTACTAGCATGGCTATCACGGGAGCTCTCATCTACAATG GTATTTGGAAAAAATCAAAGAGGTTTGGCCCCTTTCCAAAACTAGCAG CTGCCGGAATACTTGGCTTTGCCGTGGGGAAAGCATCTTACATGAGCACCTGTCGTCAGAAGTTCCAGGAGCTTGGCCCTGGGATCGAACCACCATTTGGCCCCTGGTCTGGCCCTTTTAGCCATGGTCACCGACCCTGTCAACATGTGTGTGAAGAGTGTAAGAAAAAAGCTCAGGCTGCACCAACAGaatga